GCAATGATTTTGTTCCTGTTGACTCGCGAAAAGAACCGTTCAATATGTGCGAGACTCCCACCTCACAAGTCTGAGAAAATAACGAGACAAACGGCGAAATGAAGTGCAACTGATTCAAAGGAGTTGAGGGCCCATCGTGACGTCTGCGAAATTGAGTTTTGCGCTGCGGTGTGGTGCACTTGCGCTTTCGCGTTCAAGCTCATGCACCAGCAGTAATTACCCCATAACGGCTTCATATCCGTAATCTGACAACTGACGCACACTGACATACACATGGTAACTCACACAAACTTCCCGCGAAAGTTCGAGACTAGAACGACTCGTCCCAATGGGCAATGACCTTCGGTCTCCCGTCAGTCTCCCGTTGTGTTTCTGAGCCAGAGAACCGCGGCTGGTGGTAAGTACGTTTGAGGtagagctatagctatttttaaactttgaTAGTAGTAGCCTGCAACCGCAACCGCAACTGCAACCTCGCACCTGGGACGCAAAGACACATGGCAGTGCTTGGTAGCGGAGCAACTTCGAGTGACCCATAGAACATCAGACTTGACTGTGTCCCATCAATACGACTTACATCAGACCAAGACATGGCAGCACGTGGGCACCCGCCTTCATTACCTCATGAAGAAGCAGTCTGGTTGCGCCCGGGTGCCGAGTACGCCGCGCCGCATGTACAATCCTGGACCAGCGTGGCCGTTAGTGTCAGGTTCGATATGATACCATTGACATTTTATGAACGTGCGCCCCGAAAGCCAATGCCGTGTCTGTGAAGCTTGGCCAAGCCAAGAGAAACTGATCAGACTTTAATGATTAGGAGGTGAAGTCCGAAATTTGTTGATGCTTTGAATAAAACTTTGTTGTGTAGTATTAATCATGAGTACTATGTACCTTAAGCAAGTAAAACACGCAGGTATCTGAGCCGACGGCGCTTGCTCTCGTGCCATCGTTGATAGCGCTATCGGGGACCACGCTTGCTTCAATCTCAGATCTGGGTATCATTCGTAACTCCTTGGACCAAACAAAACTCCCACTCGGCGGTACGAGTCGGCGACCGACTAGACCGTGTCCTCGCCAGAAGGACGCCGGTCGCCTCTCGAGTAGTGAGATGCTACCGCCTTACGGGGCACACCAACACCTCGCGTATCCCTACTGTCGCTGGTATACCTTGTCCTGCTAACCATTCTGTCAAGACCAGTTTTCTTTTCCTCGCGTCTCTTACCCCACCCGGCCTTGCGTGTGACCACCGCGCCATTCTCTCCGATAGCCTCGAGGTTGAAGTCCAAAGGCATCTTGCGGTGGAGGGGAATATGATTGATACGCCAATCCCAGACGGCGGCGTAGGCCATCCTGTACGACGAAAAGGCAAAGACAGTCCCGATGATGGCGCCCGCCAGAACGTCGTACCAGTTATGGGACTGGTCGACCGTTAGGGAGCCGCCGACCAGGGTAGCGAGGAGGATCGGAGCGTATACGAGGACAAGCTTCCACATGGGCGTGTGATGGTTCGAAAAGACCTTGAACTTGGCGTTGAGGTAGAGATACAGAAACACCATGCCCGAGAACATTGCAGTCGTATGCCCCGAGGGAAAAGATTCCATCGTGTTGGAGAGCGTGCCGTCCATCTCCCTGGTGCAGATATCCGACGTCCACATGATGCCTCCATAGCCCGTCCCGTCCAGGCCTGTTGCGTTACCTCCCGGTTGGGAGGCCTTGCTAATGTCGGGTTGGCAGACTTCGAGGAAGTTAGGACGCAGGCCGCCGATAAGCCACTTGATCATGACCTGGAAGACAGTGGAGCCGATGACGGAGTAGAGCAGGCCCATGATGCCGTTGTTGATGTCCCAGAAGGAGCGCACCCTTATCTGGCAGAGGAGAATGGAGAGGATGGGCACGCCGATGCCGAGGGCGGTGGCGGCGTGACTGGGGATGTACTGCGGGATGTGCGGGTATGCGAATTGGGGGTAGACGACCTCGCCGTTGTCAAATGTGACGGGGAACGTTCGGTGTGCTGGCGGGTGCGCTCTGAAGACCTGGATACGTGGTGTTAGCTGAATGTCAGAGGTCGGAAGCGAGGTAAGGTGCGTACCACTAGGGCGATGACTCCCATGATGATCATGGTGAGGATGTCTAGCCATGTCACCTTGAGCCAGAGCATGAAGGGCGGCCGGTGAGCCATGCTGTAGTCTTTTCCATGCCAGTGATCATTGACTCTTGTCTCCTGGCTACTTTTGCGATGTGTCGGAAGGGTCGTGGTGTCTTGCCGACGACGTGCGAAAGGGTTGAAGCGAGCCATCTTAAGAAGCAATGTTGCTCTTGAGGTCTGAGGATAGATCCTATTAGGTGATACTCGGGACCAGGAGGGGAAGAGGATGGCGGTTTGTCCACCGAATTGAGTCTTGACGATATCCTGATGGAGTCCTCTCAACCAAAATATCATGCGAAAGAGAAAGGCGAGGTTGTTGCCCAAGCAGTGAAGGGGGAAACCTCCAGGTAATATGCCAAGCGCGCTTTCTCACCATCACCGCCATGTTCATCATATCCTTGGCAGCTGCATCACCACAAACAGGCAATACGTAGTGCAAGTCGTACTTGACAGAGGCAGACAGCACACACAGAGAGAGCACAGAAACAACACATCGCTACAGAGAGCCAAGAGACTTGAGAGTCCAGGCGCGACGACGCGCTGCCAAGCCACTTCCCGTCCATCTTGACGTCACCGAGAGTGCGACGGTGTAACTCTCGACGGGCCAGACAGCAGCGCGACACTCGCCAAAGGCACAGTTTTGGGGGCAGCTGTGGGCTGAACTAAAGTTGATGACAGGGGTCATCTGCAGCCCTCGGAGATTCAAAGCCACTCAAGGCCTGCCAAAAAGGCTTGGCTGATGCTGTTTCGTTCCAGCCACAGCAAGAAAAAACCAAGGCGCATGCCCTGGCTTTTGTTGGAATGAGGAATTGTGTCGTATGGACGGAAATGAAGCTTTGGGGAAACTGTCTTTCCTTTTGCGCTAAAAGGTAATGGTATAAGGATTGAACGGAGTATGGTCGGCAACGTAGAGGGTTCGGGGCATGTGATGTGAAGGCGGCCCGTAGCCGCGATTCTCTCATTCAATCTTTGATCCTTTATTCAGAGTCTCTGAGGTATGAGATTGGACGGTCCTATTCAACGCATGTCTGAGTAGTCTACTGAAGAAAGATTTTCCGTCGGTTTTAGACACTCCGAGCCACGATGTTGTCTGCAACACAGTCCAATCAACTTGGAGCATTCTCCTATCAACCTGAAGAGCTGTCTTTTGATATATTCGGCTTTCACTCTGTCAGAGACTGTCTCCTCGGGGGTCAACTACGCTCTTTGTCCTCTGACAAGACAAGCAAAGTAGAGTCTGGCAAATTTGGCAGAGCAATGGTGCATCTCGCGTCAGATCATACGGCCCCTGTTACCAGCCCCTACATGTACCTTCGCTACGTTATGTCTGGCATGGCGCTTACCCCGTCGACTGGGGAATAGTCCCAATACGAACATCTCCATGTTTTCTTTAAATGCGCTCTGAGCTAAGGTGGCGTGCACGGCAAACGGGTAATAAAGGAGATCTTATCAAGTTAACCACTACTTTTCTCATGATCGTCTATGTACTCAAGATAGATGAGTACGTACTTGATTATTAGTTTGCCAGTTTGTAATCGAGACGATAAGGCGTGAACATAAAGAGTTCCTGTCACGTCGACTTCTTGGCTAAGTTCATAGCCCAGCTCTGAATCAATTTGCAGTCATGAGGCCTTCTATCTGAGGGTTGAGGTTGTTGCTTAGGTGTCTGGCCGCATGTTCCTAGCACCAACTTTTACGTGGGAGCAGAACAATAAGTCTAGTACCGCACACCAACAAATAGCAGGCTTCCAAGAAGACTTCTGAGAGTTCAATGCTAGTCGTATCTCAGTTATATGCTAAGTGTGCTTTTCGCATCATTGCATGCAATTACTAAGTGCACCTATGACTTACATGTGCGAGCACGATGCATCCACGAAATTCAATCTGATTCTCGGAACCACAACATCCTAATGCACAACACAGCCTAGATATCATAACTTCACCTCCTCCTTTGCAAAAGCCGTCCTCTTCATCAAGCTCTTCTCATCCTCACCAGCCTCAAACCTCTTGACCATCTCCTCAGGGTCGAACCTCGGCCCCCTGGGATTCTCCCCAAACTCCGCGCTCGTCATATACGCAACAGCATCCTCCTTCGTCTCGAAGACATCTACTTGCGTCTCAATCTTGCCGCCATCCGGATCGCGGTAGTACATACTAGTCGACATGCCGTGGTTGACGCACCAAATAGGTTCAATACCCAGATCTCTGCGAGCCTTGTAAGACTGCAGCAGGTCGCCGAGAGAGTCAAAGGTCAGGGCGAAGTGGTCCATGCCGACGGTGTTGTCCTGTCGCGGGACGGCGGTGGGGTCGTTGAGGATGGCGAGGCGGTGGTGCTCGTGGTCCCATGTGAGGAAGGTGATGAGGGGGCTTGAGGCGGTGATTTTTGCATCGAGGAAGGTTTGGTAGAAGGAGACTAGCTTTTCGGGGTTGGCTGTGCGGAGGACGAGGTGGGCTAGTTCGGAGGGTTTGCAGACTCCGGTGGAGGCTTTGATCGCCATGTTGTCGTGTTGTGTTGGTTTGCTGTGAAGGTATTCCCGCGGTGGATCCGGGGGTGTAGATGATGTTTGGAGGATCTGCGGATGGATGGTCCGGGGAAATCGAGAGTGAGATTTGGTGTGGGGTAGCTCGATATTTAGattctaccttaccttaag
The DNA window shown above is from Colletotrichum lupini chromosome 7, complete sequence and carries:
- a CDS encoding glyoxalase/Bleomycin resistance protein/Dioxygenase encodes the protein MAIKASTGVCKPSELAHLVLRTANPEKLVSFYQTFLDAKITASSPLITFLTWDHEHHRLAILNDPTAVPRQDNTVGMDHFALTFDSLGDLLQSYKARRDLGIEPIWCVNHGMSTSMYYRDPDGGKIETQVDVFETKEDAVAYMTSAEFGENPRGPRFDPEEMVKRFEAGEDEKSLMKRTAFAKEEVKL
- a CDS encoding PAP2 superfamily protein, with protein sequence MARFNPFARRRQDTTTLPTHRKSSQETRVNDHWHGKDYSMAHRPPFMLWLKVTWLDILTMIIMGVIALVVFRAHPPAHRTFPVTFDNGEVVYPQFAYPHIPQYIPSHAATALGIGVPILSILLCQIRVRSFWDINNGIMGLLYSVIGSTVFQVMIKWLIGGLRPNFLEVCQPDISKASQPGGNATGLDGTGYGGIMWTSDICTREMDGTLSNTMESFPSGHTTAMFSGMVFLYLYLNAKFKVFSNHHTPMWKLVLVYAPILLATLVGGSLTVDQSHNWYDVLAGAIIGTVFAFSSYRMAYAAVWDWRINHIPLHRKMPLDFNLEAIGENGAVVTRKAGWGKRREEKKTGLDRMVSRTRYTSDSRDTRGVGVPRKAVASHYSRGDRRPSGEDTV